TTGGTCAGTCGCGTAATCAGATGCCCCGTTGACAGCTTATCCAGATTGCCAAACGAAAGTGACTGAATTTTGCCAAAAAGCGCGCTTCGCACATCGGTCTCCACCCGCTGCGCCACCCATACGCCAAACCAGGCATTGCCAATTCCAAATAAAACGCCCCCAATCGCCAGGCCCAGCATCCACAACCCGGTCTCAATCACCAGATCCAGATCTCCTCTGGCAATCCCCTCATCTACAATCCGCTGCACCAACCGGGGATGCATCAACTCCAGCATCACCTCGATCAATTTCAGCAGCGGAGCAATTGTCGCCTGCTTCCAATAGGGACGCATATAACCCATCAATTTCAGAATATTCTGCATATAAAATCCCTCTTTACAGATTTTTCAACAGTGCCCTGGCTTCTTCGGCATCGCTTTCAAATACCAGCACATCAACATGTCCTGCCGCGTACAGGGTTTGAAATCCCTCGCCCCGAGTGATACAGGGGATCTCGGCATCGTCGAGCACGGATTTGATCACCGCGAGCAAACCGGGATTTGTTGCAGTAATAACAGTTACAAGAGGTTCTCGATAACTCATCTCAAATTTCTCACTGTTATAGGTAGTCAGCACAAAATACACAACCGGCATTGATCTGTCAGACAAAAAATAATCACAAGATGTCTCGTTTTAAGTTGACAATATGCATTTGAAATGCATATTGTCAACCCAGAGTACCCGTCACCAAACGCAATCTGATGCGGAGATAGGAAGCCGCGATATGCAAAATTATATCAAACGTTCGTTGGAACCCATCCTCACGAGGGCTGCTTCTGAATTTCCCGCCGTAGTATTGACCGGACCGCGTCAATCTGGAAAGACAACACTCCTTCAACATCTCTTTGGCAGGCATTGCAGATATATATCTCTGGAGCCGCTGGACATTCAGGCATCCGCCCTGCAAGACCCGCGCAGTTTCCTGGAAATGTATCCACCTCCTGTTATCTTCGATGAGGTGCAATACGCCCCTGAGTTGCTACCCTATATCAAAGAGAGGATAGATGCGAACCGAAGTGAAAGTGGCCAATACCTATTGACAGGTTCACAAAATTTGTTGCTCGCGGAGAAAGTAACCGAATCTTTGGCAGGTCGCGCGGCAATGCTTCGCTTGTTGCCGCTTTCCAGACGAGAAATGGAGGGCCGTCCGCAGCTTGCCCTTCCGTGGGAGCGCGAGCAACAGTCGTCTTTGAAACCGTCAAACGTCTTTGGCAAACTGTGGCAGAGCTTCCTCCGAGGTGGGTACCCGGAACTCGCGACACAACCCAACCGCGATGCATCCCTTTGGCAAGCCAGCTATATCCAGACCTATCTCGAACGAGACGTACGCACGCTGCGACAGGTCGGGGACCTGACCCAGTATCAAAATTTCCTCCGAATCCTGGCCAGCAGAAGTGCCCAACTCCTGAATCTGACCGATGTCGCCCGAGACCTCGGTGTGGCGGTCAACACGACCAAAGCCTGGCTCTCCGTGCTCGAAGCCACCTATCAGGTGATCGTACTGCGCCCTTACTTTGCCAATGTTGGGAAACGGCTCGTCAAGACCCCGAAAGTGTATTTTACAGATGTCGGCACGCTCTGCTACCTCGCGGGCCTCAAAGACCCCGAGCATGCCGCCTCTGGTCCCATGGGAGGTGCTATCCTGGAAACAGCAGTACTCTCCGAAATCGTCCGGACATTGACGCATCGGGGAATTGATCCACAGATCTACTTTTG
This portion of the Gemmatimonadota bacterium genome encodes:
- a CDS encoding DUF2007 domain-containing protein; translated protein: MSYREPLVTVITATNPGLLAVIKSVLDDAEIPCITRGEGFQTLYAAGHVDVLVFESDAEEARALLKNL
- a CDS encoding ATP-binding protein, whose protein sequence is MQNYIKRSLEPILTRAASEFPAVVLTGPRQSGKTTLLQHLFGRHCRYISLEPLDIQASALQDPRSFLEMYPPPVIFDEVQYAPELLPYIKERIDANRSESGQYLLTGSQNLLLAEKVTESLAGRAAMLRLLPLSRREMEGRPQLALPWEREQQSSLKPSNVFGKLWQSFLRGGYPELATQPNRDASLWQASYIQTYLERDVRTLRQVGDLTQYQNFLRILASRSAQLLNLTDVARDLGVAVNTTKAWLSVLEATYQVIVLRPYFANVGKRLVKTPKVYFTDVGTLCYLAGLKDPEHAASGPMGGAILETAVLSEIVRTLTHRGIDPQIYFWRTMAGTEVDFIVETGGKLVPIEVKLSATPRPAMTAAIKIFQRDMENAAMPGYVVHPGDLHLPLGSGVTALPFAAL